The segment gaatgtgtttagagcactgtactgagcgcttgggaagtacaagttggcaccaaggtgatcaggttgtcccacgggggactcccagcctccatcttcattttccagatgaggtcactgaggcgcagagaagtgactcgcccaaagtcacacagcttgacgattggcggagccgggatttgaacccacgacctctgactccagagcccgggctctttccactgagccacggatctgggggaggggagagtgagaagcgcccttctagcctgtgagtccgctgttgggtagggaccatctctagatgttcccgacttgtacttcccaagcgcttagtccagtgctctgcacacagtaagcgctcaataaatacgactgaatgaaggaatgaatgaacgggagggCCGGGATGACCCCCGCCCACGGCCCCGGCTCTCTCCCCAACAGGGGAGGAGACGGAGGTGAAGCCTTTCGACGTGTCGGGCCTCCTTCCGCCGGACTTGGGGGAGTATTACCGCTACAACGGTTCGCTCACTACACCTCCCTGCTACCAGAGCGTCCTCTGGACCGTGACCCGTCACCCCGTCCGACTGTCCCCCGGCCAGGTAGGGCCCGCGCGGCCTGACCCGTCCCTCCCGCCCGCTCTCCTCGCCCCGATCCCCGCCTCGGCCCGTCTCTAGactgggagatcatcatcatcatcaatcgcatttattgagcgcttactgtgtgcagagcactggactaagcgcttgggaagtacaaattggcaacatatagagacagtccctacccaacagtgggctcacagtctaaaagaatgaatgaatgggagatgaACGCGTCTCTTTATTGGTAAtaacgtgagcccgctgttgggtagggactgtctctagatgttgccaacttggacttcccaagcgctcagtccagtgttctgcacatggtaagcgctcaataaatacaattgaatgaatgaatgagcccgttgttgggtagggaccatctctagatgttgccaacttggacttcccaagcgctcagtacagtgctctgcacacggtaagcactcaataaatgcgattgaatgaatgaatgtgagcccgttgttgggtagggaccgtctctagatgttgccaacttggacttcccaagcgctcagtccagtgctctgcacacggtaagcgctcaataaatacgattgattgaatgattgattgatgtgtcgcTGCCCAGCTGGAGCGGCTGCAGTTGGCGTTGTTCTCCACGGAGGACGAGGAGCCCGGGCCCCCGCTGCCCCTGGTCCGCAACGTCCGGGACCCGCAACCCCTCAACTCCAGACGGGTCACCGCCTCCTTCCCCGACGGTGACCGCCGGGCTGGGGGCGGCCTGATGGGTGctgggaggaggcggaggaggaggaggaggaggagagatgggaggatggggaggagaggggtgggtggggaggagggcgaaggagagggatgggtgggggaaggaggggaagaaggatgggtggggagaggatgggggaatgatggaagggatgggggaatgatggaagggatggggaatgatggaagggatgggggaatgaTGGAGGAATgatggaagggatgggggaaatgatggaagggatggaggaatgatggaagggatgggggaatgatggaagggatggaggaatgatggaagggatgggggaatgagggaaggcatgggggaatgagggaaggcatgggggaatgagggaaggcatgggggaatgagggaaggcatgggggaatgagggaagggataggggaatgagggaagggatgggggaatgagggaaggcatgggggaatgagggaagggatgggggaatgagggaagggatgggggaatgatggaggagggggctggatgggagggataggtgggggaggaggagagggcggagacccccaccctcccctgaaCCCCTAACCTCGTCTCCTTCCCTTTCAGAGGGCTCCTACTCCATAGGTGAGTCccgctttgtcatcatcatcgtaatcacgatggcatttattaagcgcttactaggtgccaagcacggttctaagcgctggggaggtcacaaggtgatcgggttgtcccatggtggcggggggaggggggggctcccagtcttcatccccatttgacagatgaggtcactgaggcccggagaagtggagtgacttgcccaaagtcacccagctgacaattgggggagccgggatctgaacccatgacctctgactccaaagcccgggctctttccagtgggccatgatgcttctcctgtacatagtaagcgctcgataaataccactgactgaccgaaAGCTCTGTAATGTACCTACTAGTTCTGctgtcagtcaacggtatttattgagcgctctctgtgtgcagaaagcccttgctctttcaatcaatcagagcttagaacagtgctttgcacatagtaagcgcttaataaatgccatcatcatcgatcgtatttattgagcgcttactgtgtgcagagcactggactaagcgcttgggaagcccaagttggcaacacagccacgctgcttctctatccccaccCGCTCCCCAAGTTCTCCCCCCGTCCCCATGGCaaccatccctccatccccatgGTAACCGTCCATCCATCCTTCCGTCCATCGGTCCTCCGGTGCTGCAGGCGAGCAGgtgggctggggcctgggggtcGTGGCCGGCGTCGGCGTCCTCATCGGCGTCCTCTTCTTCGTCCTCAGGAAGATTCGGTCAGAAACCCCGCTCTCCGCGCCCGCCCCTCCTGCCCACACCCCCTCTTATTATAAcaatcacaatcatcatcatcattataacacTAGCAGTCCGTCATTCATAAGAATTAATcattataatcgtatttattgagcgctttctgcgtgcctagcacggaactaagcgcttgggagaggccagtggAAGATGGGCCCACCCCTCCTGCCCACACCCCTTCTTATTATAAcaattgtaatcatcatcatcgctatTATAACACTAGCAGTActcgtaatcatcatcattgttattataacacTAGAAGTACgttattaataaaaatcattataatcgtatttattgagcgctttctacgtgcatatcactgaactaagcgcttgggagaggccagtggAAGATGGGCCCGCCCCTCCCGCCCACACCCCCTCTTATTATAACaatcgtaatcatcatcatcattattataacactaGCAGTACGTTATTAATAAGAATTAATcattataatcgtatttattgagcgctttctacgtgcctagcacggaactaagcgcttgggagaggccagtggAAGATGGGCCCCATCCCCTGCCCGCCGGGAGGTCCCAGTCtatgccccccgacccccactcatccctggccccctgccctccctctgcttctcttccagccATTGacacccccctctcctcccctcttcccccaacaggaagaagcagcagcgGGAAGACCCCAAGACCGTCgtgttcacctcctccagtggGACCACCGCTTAGCTGTGGAAGCCGCCCCTCTGGCAGGGGGCAATGGGGGAGGCGGACCAGGCCCGGGCCGGTCGGGGGCAGAGGTgccaaggcggggtggggggtaataatatatctaattattattaaataagggtAGAAGGATGGGGAGCTGGCAGGAGGTCCCATGGGCTGcagcccccctgcccctttccctcccaacaCTGTCTCCGTCCCCAGAGAATTGGAAATAAAGTTTCCTACTTTCCTCTTTAAGGCCCTCTTGGAGGGACAggggtggttgtttttttttttacggtatttcattcattcgatcgtatttattgagcgcttactgtgtgcagagcactggactaagcgcttgggaagcacaaattggcaatgtacagagacggtccctacccaacagcgggctcacagtctagacgggggagacggagaacaaaataaaacatattaacaaaacaaaataaatcttccagccccacaccacctattcattcattcattcaatcgtagggtttttttttacggtatttcattcattcaatcgtatttattgagtacttactgtgtgcagagcactggactaagcgcttgggaagcacaagttggcaacatctagggacggtccctacccaactgcgggctcacagtctagacgggggagacaggcagcaaaacaaaacatattaacaaaacaaaataaatcttcCAGCCCCAtaccacctattcattcattcattcattcaatcgtacgggttttttttacggtatttcattcattcaatcgtatttattgagcacttactgtgtgcagagcactggactaagcgcttgggaagcacaagttggcaacgtctagggacggtccctacccaacagcgggctcacagtctagacgggggagatagacaacaaaacaaattaacaaaacaaatcttccagccccacaccacctatccattcattcattcaaccgtatttattgagcgcttactgtgtgcagagcactggactaagtgcttgggaagtacaagttagcaatgtatagagacagtccctacccaacagcgggctcacagtctagaagggggagacagagaacaaaacaaaacatattaacaaaacaaaataaatcttccagccccacaccacctattcattcattcaatcgtatttattgagcgcttactgtgtgcagagcactggactaagcgcttgggaagcacaagttggcaacgtctagagacggtccctacccaacaacgggctcacaatctcgaagggggagacaacaaaacaaaacatattaacaaaataaatcttccagccccacaccacctattcattcattcaatgctatttattgagcgcttactgtgtgcagagcactgtactaaacgcttgggaagtacaagttggcaacgtatagagacggtccctacccaacaacaggctcacagtcgcaagtgttactgtgtgctcagcgctgtagtaagcgccagggtagatccaacctaatcaggtcggacacggtccccgtcccgcgtggggctcacggtcttcatccccattttacagaagagggaactgaggcccagagaagggaagggacttgctcaaggtcacgcagcggacgggcggaggagccgggattagaacccacgacctcgggctcccaagcccggacttggCTGCTGTCTGGGGGCCGTTTCCACTTTGGAGTGGGCTAAGCTCACGTGGGGAAGGAGTGAGAGTTGTTTgcctccaaaacacacacacacacacacacacacacacacacacacacacacacacacgccccaggGTGAGTCACAAGTGGGGTCACCCCTGCgggaccccagccccacatccaCAACTGGCTTGGCCTtgacttttcctctagactggaagctcgctgtgagcagggaacacgtctgttatactgtcctctcccaagtgatgatgatgatgatgatggcatttgttaagcgcctactatgtgccaagcactgttctaagcgctgaggtagatacgaggtcatgaggttgtcccacgtggggctcccggtcttcacccccattttccagatgagggaactgaggctcagagaagtgaagtgacctgccccaagtcacccagctgacaagtggcggagccgggattagaacccacgacctcggactcccaagcccgggctcctgccgctgagccaagctgcttctccaggggctctgtacgcggtaagcgctcgataaataggaccgACTGGCCAACCACCCTCCCCTACCCCAGAAACGGGCCCCACACGCGGCTTAGAAAAAGCGGTTTATTCGCCCCTGATCACAATCACCTGGGTTAAAAGGGCGGGACCCTCCGCCCTCCGATGAAGACCGCAAGAAAAATCAGTTTCTAGAAAAGCGGCACGCCCTGCCATCCCCCTCCCCGTCGTCCCGGGGGCAAGTGGAAACCGTCCCACCTGAgttgccccccggccccgggTCCGAGGGGCTTCGGCCTCGCCGCGCCGGCGggtgggtgtggagggaggggatcccgtgagggtgatgggggggtcccccatctcccccttccccaccctgggtGGGAGGGTGAAAATGCAGGCCCCCCCAAAAGCCTCGGCTCCTGTCtggtcctccccctcacctcggTTGCCCCCGGGGTCttgttgggggggaggagagggggtcaactggtggggggggggtggaaggaggaagagatgaaggggCCGTCCCCCCCCCAACTTTGAAAAACTGACCGATGCGaggccacgggcctgagagcaAGGCGGGCTCGCAGCATCCCCTCTGCCCCGGTACCCAGCGGCTCAGAATCCCATCTCCATGGCAACCGCCTTGGGACCCCAAGGATtcggcctcctctcccccccacccccggctcagtCCTCGGTGGGGAAGCGAAGGGCCGAGTACATCATCACGGCGCCGTCCTCTGCCCGCCCGCCTGCAGAGGGGAAGGGCCGTCAGAGCGGGTCCGGccgggcgcgcgcacgcgcacggaGACGCCCCGGCGGACGGAGGGAGGGCCGGGGATCGGGGGGTGGGTGACTGGTCAGTCCTTACACGAGAAGCTGCGTCGGATGCCGCCGAGGGAGCCGCCGGCCGTGACGAAGGCCCACAGGCCCATGGCCACGGTGAGCGCGCAGATGGGCAGCAGGCTGGCCTCGTAGCGGGGGTTCAGGAACGTCtgcgggggagaggagaagacggGTCATGCCCCACACACatggtggggaatcaatcaatcgtatttattgaacgcttacatacataaatatgaacaagagtaataaatatgtacaaacatacatacatatatatatatatattcattcattcattcaatcgtatttattgagcgcttactgtgtgcagagcactgggctaagcgcttgggaagtccaagttggcaacgttgtCGCACACTTCAGGGAGAGGCCGTGTCACCCAAGTCACGGGAGACGGGCCGTGCCACACGTCCGGGGGCGGGGAGATCGTGTCACACAAGTGGGGGGAGAACGGtcatgttacacacacacacacacacaggtggggGAGACCACGTGACAGACACTTGGGGGAGAGACCGTGTCGGacgagtggggggagaggagacctTGTCACtcaaagtgggggtggggggcgcgaaggtcatgttacacacacacaggtgGGGGGGACCACATGACACGAGTGGGGGGAGAAGGGTCGTGCTACACATACCGGGGGAGGGGACACCAGGTCATACAAGCGAGGGGAGAAGGGTCATGCTACATGTATTGGTGGGGGGGACCACATGACACGAGTTGGGGTGAAGGGTCATGTTACACATACCGGTGGAGGGGACACCAGGTCATACAAGCAAGGGGAGAAGGGTCATGCTACACGTATTGGGGGGGGACCACATGACACGAGGGGGGAGAAGGGTCGTGTTACACATACCGGGGGAGGGGACACCAAGTCATACAAGCGAGGGGAGAAGGGTCATGCTACACGTATTGGTGGGGGGGACCACATGACACGAGTGGGGGGAAAAGGGTCGTGTTACACATACTGGGGGAGGGGACACCAGGTCATACAAGCGAGGGGAGAAGGGTCATGCTACACGTATTGGGGGGGGGGACCACATGACACGAGTTGGGGGAGAAGGGTCATGCTACACATACCAGGGGAGGGGACACCAAGTCATACAAGCGAGGGGAGAAGGGTCATGCTACATGTATTGGTGGGGGGGACCACATGACAAGTGGGGGGGAGAAGGGTCGTGTTACACATACCGGGGGAGGGGACACCAAGTCATACAAGCGAGGGGAGAAGGGTCATGCTACATGTCTTGGGGGGGAGGGGACCGTGTCACATACCCTTGAGGGAGAGTATATATTTGTCATGCAAGCCTACTTGTCATACAAGCCATTCATTATGTCCACTTGTCacacaatatgttttgttttgtcatctgtctcccccttgtagactgtgagcccgctgttgggtagggaccgtctcgatatgttgccaacttgtacttcccaagtgcttagtccagtgctctgcacacagtaagcgctcaagaaatacaactgaatgaataaatgaattctctgggcctcagttccctcatctgtaaaatggggattcattcattcattcaatcgtatttcttgagcgcttactgtgtgcagagcactgtactaagtgcttgggaagtccaagttggcaacatatagagacggtccctacccaacaacgggctcacgggctagaagggggagacggacgacaaaacacaacatggagacaggtgtcaagtcaaaagggggctcagtcttgggaaGGCCTCATACAAGTCATACGAGTCCACTAGTCATATGAGTCCACTTGTCATACAAGTCATATGAGTCCCCTTGTCATACGTCATGCAAGTCCACTTGTCATACGAATCATACAAGTCCACTTGTCATACGAGTCACTTGAGTCCACTTGTCATACGAGTCCACTTGTCATACGAATCATACAAGTCCACTTGTCATACGAGTCATTCGAGTTCACTTGTCATATGAGTCCACTTGTCATACAAGTCATATGAGTCCACTTGTCACGCAAGTCACTTGAGTCCACTTGTCACGCAAGTCATACGAGTCCACTTGTCACACGAGTCATACGAGTCCACTTGTCATGAGTCATTCGAGTCCACTTGTCATGCAAGTCATACGAGTCCACTTGTCACGCAAGTCATACGAGTCCACTTGTCATACGAATCATTTGAGTCCACTTGTCATACGAGTCCACTCGTCCTACAAGTCATGCGAGTCCACTTGTCACGCAAGTCATACGAGTCCACTTGTCATGCAAGTCACACGAGTCCACTTGTCACGCAAGTCATACGAGTCCACTTGTCATACGAATCATTTGAGTCCACTTGTCATACGAGTCCAGTCGTCCTACAAGTCATGCGAGTCCACTTGTCATGCAAGTCATACGAGTCCACTTGTCACGCAAGTCATACAAGTCCACTTGTCACACAAGTGGAGGAAGAAGGGTCATGCCACacacccggggggcggggggagagaccaTTTCATACCCACTAAGGGTTGGGGAGACACCGCGTCCTAcaaggggccggggggcggggagggtgagAAGGATCATGCTACACATGTGTGGGAGGAAGCCGCGTGGAAAGACTATCTTatatggggtgggaggagacCTCGCTAGACACATGGTGGGGGGAGAGACTGCTTTAAACGCAAGGGGAGAGACCATGTTGGACGCATGGAAACGCCACCCTCGCGTGTCAGGGGAAGACCGATTTAGATACGAGGACTGGGGGAGACCCCTCTTCCCATGTGGGGCGGAGAGACGGGCCCCCCGTACTCACCAGGCCCGAGGTCAGCAGGTGACTGGCCACCACCAGGCCCAGGGCCCAGTGTCGGTGTCGCTCGCAGGCGTCGAAGAACACGACGCCCCAGAAGGTgtgcaggaggaccagggccgtggTCAGGAACGCTGGGGGGCGGGATGGGATGGAcggacagaaggaaggaaggaaggaaggaaggatggaagggagggagggagggagggaggaaggaaggaagggaggaagggagggagggagggagggaggggggagggagaaagaaagaaaaaagagaaagagggaaggaaggaaggaaggaaggaaggaaggaaggaaggaaggaaggaaggaagggagggagggagggagggagggagggggggagagagggagaaagaaagaaaaaagagagggaaggaaggaaggaaggaaggaaggaaggaaggaaggaaggaaggaaggaaggaaggaaggaaggaagggagggagggagggagggagggagggagggagggagggagggagggagagaaagagaggaaggaaggaaggaaggaaggaaggaaggaaggaaggaaggaaggaaggaaggaaggaaggaaggaaggaaggaaggaaggaagggaggaaggaaggaagggagggagggagggagggagggagggaggagggagaaagaaagaaaaaagagagaaggaaggaaggaaggaaggaaggaaggaaggaaggaaggaaggaaggaaggaaggaaggaaggaaggaaggaaggaaggaaggaaggaaggaaggaaggaaggaagggagggagggagggagggagggagggagggagagaaagagaggaaggaaggaaggaaggaaggaaggaaggaaggaaggaaggaaggaaggaaggaaggaaggaaggaagggaggaaggaaggaagggagggagggagggagggagggagggaggagggagaaagaaagaaaaaaagagagagggaaggaaggaaggaaggaaggaaggaaggaaggaaggaaggaaggaaggaaggaaggaaggaaggaaggaaggaaggaaggaaggaaggaagggagggagggagggagggagggagggagggagggagggagggagggagggaggggggagggagaaagaaagaaaaaagagagagggaaggaaggaaggaaggaaggaaggaaggaaggaaggaaggaaggaaggaaggaacggagggtgggagggagggagggagggagggaggacgctCAGCCCAAACCGGGACAAATCGGTCCCcggacccccgccgccccccgcatcCCCCAAAAGCGAGGGCTGGCGGCTGCCAAAATGGCCCTGGGGACCGGCCCCACCccgtaagaataatgatggcgtttattaaacgcttactatgtgcacagcactgttctaagccgtgtgactttgggccagtcaataataataataataataatggcatttgttaagcgcttactatgtgccaagcactgttctaagcgctggggggggggggggggatacaaggtgatcaggtggtcccacggggggctcacagtcttcatctccatttgacagatgagggaactgaggctcagagaagtgacttccccaaggtcacacagctgacaattggcagagccgggatttgaacccatgaccttccgactccaaagcccgggctctttccaatgaaccacgctgcttctcttgagccaagctgcttctctgcacctcagtgacctcatctgtaaaatggggataaagactgtgagccccactgtgggacaacctgatcaccttgtctgtatcaccttgtaataataataataataatgatgatgataataataataataataataatggcacttattaagcacttactatgtacaaagcactgttctaagtgctgggaaggttacaaggtgatcaggttgtccccattttacagatgagggaactgaggcccagagaataataataataataataataatggcacttattaagcgcttactatgtgcaaagcactgttctaagtgttggggaggttacaaggtgatcaggtggtcccacggggggctcacagtcttcacccccattttccagatgaggtcactgaggcccagagaagtgaagtgacttgccccaagtcacacagctgacaattggcggagccgggatttgaacccatgacctcatcttccagttccctcatctgtcaaatggggatgaagactgggagtcccccccccgtgggaccacctgatcaccttgtaacctcgccggcgcttagaacagggcttggcacatagtaagcgcttaacaaataccattattattattattattattatcggactgGCGGACTTGTGAGTGCGGCCCCCGGGaggagggcgggcggggggctcAGGGGAAGGGGCTTACCGGACGTGAGGAAGTAGTGGGGCGAATCCCCGTGGATCCCAACGATGCCGGGCCCCAGGGCGTCCGCCAGGATGTTGATGACGGAAAAGACGCCGCTGATGATGCCGAAGGAC is part of the Tachyglossus aculeatus isolate mTacAcu1 chromosome Y4, mTacAcu1.pri, whole genome shotgun sequence genome and harbors:
- the APH1A gene encoding gamma-secretase subunit APH-1A; amino-acid sequence: MGAAVFFGCALVAFGPACALVLLTVAGDPLRVIILVAGAFFWLVSLLLASVVWFLSVQWSDRSDARLQTGLLLFGAAVAVLLQEAFRFAYYKLLKKADEGLASLSEDGRSPISIRQMAYVSGLSFGIISGVFSVINILADALGPGIVGIHGDSPHYFLTSAFLTTALVLLHTFWGVVFFDACERHRHWALGLVVASHLLTSGLTFLNPRYEASLLPICALTVAMGLWAFVTAGGSLGGIRRSFSCGRAEDGAVMMYSALRFPTED